A single window of Methylacidimicrobium sp. AP8 DNA harbors:
- a CDS encoding N-acetylmuramoyl-L-alanine amidase: MEIGTMEGIGGRLAVAGIVMIACLSPLSSRAELSPLAPEPDWSALDAFQETMTREEFVHWVNTLFSPDGSFWKFTIINGNEVTLFADKEHSRLLYRLRLAPDVDSQLPLRATSVSGWRLAKGGTSSTKPLRGLVICLDPGHIGGRWAKMEERFFQIGSDPPVIEASLNMLAARHAAKLLESAGATVVWTKRLFEPVTTVRPSDLREEALVSLFPSGGPSVLPASFSPELERRIVREEERLFYRNAEIRARAEVVAKLNPDLTLCIHFNADKWSSHPTRAELIPQSRLVAFVHGNYSEEELRYDDQKWDFLFKLLSRTGIPEADVAESIAKQMEATWNFPPENYSNWAAARRVGPSPYVFARNLLANRIYRGPVVFIEGPYMNAQDTYDRIIAGDYEGTRIIGGRPYRSLFAEYGEILARGVTAWAAGSTSTVVSH, encoded by the coding sequence ATGGAGATCGGGACAATGGAGGGGATCGGGGGGCGCCTGGCCGTGGCCGGGATCGTCATGATCGCATGCCTCTCTCCGCTATCGTCGCGGGCGGAGCTGAGCCCGCTTGCGCCCGAGCCCGACTGGAGCGCCCTGGACGCCTTCCAGGAGACGATGACGAGGGAAGAGTTCGTTCACTGGGTCAACACGCTCTTCAGCCCGGATGGCTCCTTTTGGAAGTTCACGATCATTAACGGCAACGAGGTCACCTTATTCGCAGACAAGGAACACAGCCGCCTCCTTTATCGGCTTCGCTTGGCCCCGGATGTCGACTCGCAACTGCCGCTGCGCGCAACGTCGGTGAGCGGCTGGAGGCTCGCCAAAGGCGGAACATCGAGCACGAAACCTCTGCGTGGATTGGTCATCTGCCTAGATCCCGGACACATCGGGGGTCGTTGGGCGAAGATGGAAGAGCGATTCTTTCAGATCGGCTCTGATCCTCCTGTCATCGAGGCGAGCCTCAATATGCTCGCCGCCAGGCACGCGGCCAAGCTCCTGGAGAGCGCGGGTGCGACGGTGGTCTGGACCAAGCGGCTATTCGAGCCCGTAACGACGGTTCGCCCTTCCGACCTGCGCGAGGAAGCTCTCGTCTCCCTGTTTCCATCGGGCGGGCCGTCCGTCCTGCCTGCGAGCTTCTCCCCGGAGTTGGAGCGACGGATCGTCCGGGAAGAGGAGCGACTTTTTTATCGAAACGCCGAAATTCGCGCGCGTGCCGAAGTGGTGGCGAAGCTCAATCCGGATTTGACGCTTTGCATCCATTTTAACGCGGACAAGTGGTCGAGCCATCCGACCCGCGCCGAACTCATTCCGCAAAGCCGGCTTGTCGCGTTCGTCCATGGCAACTACTCCGAAGAAGAGCTGAGATACGACGACCAGAAGTGGGATTTTCTCTTCAAGCTGCTCTCACGTACAGGGATTCCGGAAGCGGACGTGGCGGAATCAATCGCCAAGCAGATGGAAGCGACATGGAACTTTCCGCCGGAAAACTATTCGAATTGGGCTGCGGCGCGCCGGGTGGGACCGAGCCCCTACGTGTTCGCGCGGAATCTCCTGGCAAATCGGATCTACCGCGGACCGGTCGTCTTTATCGAAGGGCCCTACATGAACGCCCAGGACACCTACGACCGAATCATCGCCGGCGATTATGAGGGAACACGGATCATCGGCGGGCGGCCTTATCGAAGCCTCTT